Within Patescibacteria group bacterium, the genomic segment GAGGTAGATAGGTAGTAGTGGCCTTGGGGGACACAACGGATACAGCGCTAAGGTAGCGTTCCGTTGCTTGTCCCCTGTTGTTTTTGTGGTAAAATAGATGCGGAGGTGAGGATTTATGATATTTTTACTGCTCTTTGTTCCCTTAATCGCCATGGCTTTATATGCCATTGGCGTCTACAACTTTTTAGCTACGGCAAAAGTTAGAATCAAAGCTTCTATCCAAGAAATTGGCAACCAGTTAAAACGCCAAGCGGAGTTAATTCCAAATTTAGAGGAGTCTGTTAAAGGCTATCTTAAGCACGAGAAGGAAATATTTGCCCTTTTAACATCAGCTAGAAAGAGCGTAGCGTCTGCCATAGACTCCAATAATTTAGGAGAGATGGTAAAGGCTAGCGACTCTCTGGCAAAAATTTTGCCTTCTATTCAAGCGACCTTCGAGAGTAATCCCGAAATAAAAGCTTCGGAGTTGGTCAAAAACCTAATGTCAAATCTGACTGATACTGCGGACAAAGTTTCCTACTCAAGAAGGCTTTTAATTGATTTGACAGCGGATTATAATGCCAAATTGGTGACTTTTCCCTCGAGCGTTGTTGCCAATTTGTTTGGGTTTAAAGCCGAGGCAGGTCTTACGACACCAGAAACGGGAAGCCATGTAGAAGTTTCGTCGACCGATGTAATTACTCCAAAGGTTAAACTTTAGGCTATGTCTACGGTTGTAAATTTTTACGAAAGGCAAGAGGAAAACACCCTAAAAACCCTGCTTTTGTTTGTGGGGTTTGTGGTGGTGCTGTGCCTTTTTGGTTATTTTATTGGTTACATTTATAATGATTCCCAATATTTAGTGCCTTTAGCCTTTTTATTTTCGCTTACCACCTCTTTTTTTAGTTACTATTTTAGCGATTCGGTTATTTTGTCACTCTCCAAAGCAACAGTTGCCAATAAAAAGCAGTATTTTGACTACTACAGCGTGGTGGAAAATATTTGTTTGGGAACAGGGTTGCCAATGCCCCGATTGTATGTGATTAATGATACCAGCCCCAACGCCTTTGCTACAGGAAGAGACAAAAATCACGCTACAATTGTTGCTACAACCGGGCTTTTGGACCAGCTTTCTCGACCAGAATTAGAGGGGGTTATGGCACACGAGCTTTCTCATGTTGGCAATAACGATATGTTGCTAATGACCGTAGTTGCGGTATTGGTAGGAACTGTGGTTATGGTAATGGACTGGTTTTGGAGGGTAAGAGTGAGAATCAATGATAATGACAACAAGCAAGCGGGGGCTATTTTTATGATACTGGCGTTGTTATTTGCAATTTTGACTCCAATTATTGCTCAACTTATTAAATTTGCTATATCAAGACAACGAGAATTTATGGCTGATGCCACAGCTGTGCGCTATACCCGCAATCCTAATGGTTTAATATCTGCCCTCACCAAAGTTGCTTCCTCCAAAGAACCCTTGGAAGTTGCCAACAAGGCCACCGCCCATTTATATTTTGAAAATCCTTTGGATAATGTGGAAGGCGATGGGGTCGGTCGCTTTAAAAACCTCTTTTCCACCCACCCACCTGTTTCCGAAAGGATAAAAAGATTAAAAGCAATGTAGCAATCTCACTCAATTTTTAAATCTTTAATGGTTGTTTCGATTGCAGTTTTTCCATTAAAAGTGTTTTCGGAGATAGAGTAAGCAACTGATACATTTTGTCCCAGTGATAGCTTATCGTAGTGATTTTCCGCCCCATTAAAAACCTTGCCCACAATTTTAAAGTTTGAGTTTTCTCCGTCACACAAAACAATTTTTAGATGATTAGATGCTTTGCCAAATCTGGAGAATCCGCAAACCTTAACCTGCGTGGAGTAAAAAACTGGAGTGGGGTTGCCAAGACCAAACGGCTCCATTTGTTTAATTAGTGCCAACAGATTAGCCTTTACTAAACCTAATGGAATTTCGGTATCTACCTCTACAAAAGGCAAAAGCAATTTGGGATCAATCTCTTTTTCCGCTAGATCTTGCGCCTGCTTGATAAATTTTTGCAGCTTATCCGATTTTAAAGAGAATCCGGCAGCGGCTTTATGACCGCCAACGCTCCCAAAAACACCCTTAATTTTACGGAGGAAACTAGTAAGATCAAATCCAGGAACGGATCTTGCCGACGCTTTGCAGTTTTCTCCGTTTACGCTAATAACAATTGCGGGTAAAAAATACTTTTGAGTTAATTTTTGTGCCACTAACCCAATGACTCCTTCATGAAACCCTTCACCATAACAAACAATAAGTTTCTTGCCTATTATCTTTTTGACCTCCTCATCGGCATTTAAAAATATCTCGTCGGTTGTGGCTTGCCTTTCTAAATTTATCTCGTTGAGACTTTTGGCAATTTCCTCACCCTGCTTGGCATTATTTGTACATAAAAGCCTTAAAGCGTCAATCCCATGAGAAATTCTTCCAGCGGCGTTTAATCTTGGTCCAATAATCCACCCGACTTCGTAGGGGGTGATAATTTTATTTTCTATTCCTGCTACTTTAATAAGTTCTTTTATACCAACTCTGTTGGATTTTGATAGATGTGGTAGTCCGTATTTTACAATACTGCGATTGATATCCAGTAATGGTTGTAGATCAGCAATAGTTGCCAGTGTTGCTAAATCTAAGGAATCTTCATCACTTTTGTTATGAATATACGATGAGAGCATGTAGGCAATTCCTCCAGAGCAAAGTTTTAGAGTGTGTAGAATGACTTTGGCATCAGGTAACTTTTTTGGAAGTTCGTGATGATCAATTATGGCAACGGTAAATCCTAATGATTTGGCGTATGCAACTTCGTCAACTGCTGTAATTCCACAATCAATAGCAATCAATAATGGTTTAGCACCAACGCCAATTTTTTGAGCAATGGCGTCAATGGATTTTTTGGTTAGTCCATAGCCATGCTCAAACCTATTGGGAATAAAAGGCAAGCAATTCCTGTGTCCTAGACTTTTGTAAATCAGTTCCCACAAAATGGCTGTTGCCGTGATTCCATCCACATCATAATCTCCGTGGACGATTACGAATGAGTTATCGTTAATGGCTTTTCTAATCAGCTTTTCTAATTTGGAAAGGCTTGGAGCGTATTTTCCAAAAATTTCTTTGGGTTTACCCAGATATGTATAAGGGTGTGGGGGATTAAGAAAGGCCTCAACATCTTCCCCTGCTCGGTTTTCCAATAGAATTTCTTCCACCTGTTTTAAATTTGTCGTGATCGCCTTACTATTTTTATTTCGTATCTCCATTTTATTCGGGTTCGTCCCATTCGGGTTCGTCCCATTTGGGACGAACCCGAATTAGGAACTAAATAAATATTCCTTGTTTTGGATTATATTCTATTTCTTTAGCGTAAGAATCTATCTTACTCCAGTTAGTAGATTGAACTAAAGTTGGATGTAGGTTTAACCAGGGTAAATCTCGGTTATTTATGTAATTTTGTAACGAAGAGTACTTATATTCAGACGACCCACCAACAATCCCCGACTTGTATGGGTTTAAGTGAATATATCTTCCTACATGGATAAGTTGAGCTTCTGTAATTATTGGAACTGCTCTGTAACACCCTTGGATTAAAGGTCCCTCCCTTGAATATTTCTCATTAAAGAACCCCGCATACACGGAGAGAATTCTTTTGGAAAATTCTTTTATTCCATAGTCTACTAAATTCTTACATAAAATGTGAAAGTGGTTGGGCATTAGGCAATATGCATAGAGCTCAAGTTGTCCAAAAACGCTGT encodes:
- a CDS encoding LemA family protein encodes the protein MIFLLLFVPLIAMALYAIGVYNFLATAKVRIKASIQEIGNQLKRQAELIPNLEESVKGYLKHEKEIFALLTSARKSVASAIDSNNLGEMVKASDSLAKILPSIQATFESNPEIKASELVKNLMSNLTDTADKVSYSRRLLIDLTADYNAKLVTFPSSVVANLFGFKAEAGLTTPETGSHVEVSSTDVITPKVKL
- a CDS encoding M48 family metallopeptidase gives rise to the protein MSTVVNFYERQEENTLKTLLLFVGFVVVLCLFGYFIGYIYNDSQYLVPLAFLFSLTTSFFSYYFSDSVILSLSKATVANKKQYFDYYSVVENICLGTGLPMPRLYVINDTSPNAFATGRDKNHATIVATTGLLDQLSRPELEGVMAHELSHVGNNDMLLMTVVAVLVGTVVMVMDWFWRVRVRINDNDNKQAGAIFMILALLFAILTPIIAQLIKFAISRQREFMADATAVRYTRNPNGLISALTKVASSKEPLEVANKATAHLYFENPLDNVEGDGVGRFKNLFSTHPPVSERIKRLKAM
- a CDS encoding transposase, encoding MPYKNRCKTHKPDITFHIYGRGINRCEMFLDHEDYIFFIYLLKKYLTKDFKESRIIAKKEVEIPANSVFGQLELYAYCLMPNHFHILCKNLVDYGIKEFSKRILSVYAGFFNEKYSREGPLIQGCYRAVPIITEAQLIHVGRYIHLNPYKSGIVGGSSEYKYSSLQNYINNRDLPWLNLHPTLVQSTNWSKIDSYAKEIEYNPKQGIFI
- the recJ gene encoding single-stranded-DNA-specific exonuclease RecJ gives rise to the protein MEIRNKNSKAITTNLKQVEEILLENRAGEDVEAFLNPPHPYTYLGKPKEIFGKYAPSLSKLEKLIRKAINDNSFVIVHGDYDVDGITATAILWELIYKSLGHRNCLPFIPNRFEHGYGLTKKSIDAIAQKIGVGAKPLLIAIDCGITAVDEVAYAKSLGFTVAIIDHHELPKKLPDAKVILHTLKLCSGGIAYMLSSYIHNKSDEDSLDLATLATIADLQPLLDINRSIVKYGLPHLSKSNRVGIKELIKVAGIENKIITPYEVGWIIGPRLNAAGRISHGIDALRLLCTNNAKQGEEIAKSLNEINLERQATTDEIFLNADEEVKKIIGKKLIVCYGEGFHEGVIGLVAQKLTQKYFLPAIVISVNGENCKASARSVPGFDLTSFLRKIKGVFGSVGGHKAAAGFSLKSDKLQKFIKQAQDLAEKEIDPKLLLPFVEVDTEIPLGLVKANLLALIKQMEPFGLGNPTPVFYSTQVKVCGFSRFGKASNHLKIVLCDGENSNFKIVGKVFNGAENHYDKLSLGQNVSVAYSISENTFNGKTAIETTIKDLKIE